From Vibrio artabrorum, a single genomic window includes:
- the gppA gene encoding guanosine-5'-triphosphate,3'-diphosphate diphosphatase has product MSQTVSPPLYAAIDLGSNSFHMLVVRHIDGSVQTMAKIKRKVRLAAGLNENNALSTEAMQRGWDCLSLFAERLQDIPKDNIRIVGTATLRTATNVDIFLEKANQILGYDINVISGEEEAATIYKGVAHTSGGSGRRLVVDIGGASTEMIIGEGFSAKALTSLKMGCVTWLERHFKDRQLTATNFNNAIEAAKSTLVPILERYTDIGWDVCVGASGTVQALQEIMLAQGMDEVITHAKLKRLQKQAMAAERLEELEIEGLTLERALVFPSGLSILIAVFEILKIDSMTLAGGALREGLAYEMVDELRQEDIRARTIASVQSRYQIDTIYGEQVASLAQSLFEQAGASAWVSEPQAGVLLQTAAKLHEIGLTIDFKKGGEHSAYLLQNSDLPGFTRAQKYYLGELVRRYHEQLTSLPEQHAISGTSSKRILRILRLAILLTHRRNPDLEPQVTLTAQEDKLTLSLSEQWLASNPLTAAELEIESNRQTDIGWPLNIECL; this is encoded by the coding sequence ATGAGTCAAACAGTGTCGCCCCCGCTTTACGCTGCAATCGACCTCGGATCGAACAGTTTTCATATGCTCGTTGTACGTCATATTGACGGCAGCGTTCAAACCATGGCTAAGATTAAACGCAAAGTGCGTTTAGCCGCTGGCTTAAATGAAAATAATGCGCTTAGCACAGAAGCTATGCAGCGCGGCTGGGACTGTTTGAGTCTCTTTGCAGAGCGACTGCAAGACATTCCAAAAGACAATATCCGCATTGTCGGTACCGCAACTCTACGTACCGCGACCAATGTGGATATATTTCTAGAAAAAGCCAACCAGATACTCGGTTATGACATCAACGTTATTTCGGGCGAAGAAGAAGCGGCGACCATCTACAAAGGCGTAGCCCATACTTCTGGTGGTAGTGGCCGCCGACTGGTTGTCGATATTGGCGGTGCAAGTACCGAGATGATCATTGGTGAGGGCTTCTCAGCCAAAGCATTGACTAGCCTAAAAATGGGTTGTGTTACTTGGCTTGAACGCCACTTTAAAGATCGCCAACTCACCGCAACCAACTTTAATAATGCTATTGAAGCCGCAAAATCAACGTTGGTTCCAATCCTTGAACGCTACACTGATATCGGCTGGGACGTGTGTGTCGGTGCCAGTGGCACAGTTCAAGCTTTGCAAGAAATCATGTTGGCACAAGGTATGGATGAGGTCATTACTCACGCCAAACTGAAACGCCTACAAAAACAAGCGATGGCAGCAGAGCGACTTGAAGAATTAGAAATTGAAGGGTTAACCCTTGAACGTGCTCTCGTATTCCCGAGTGGTCTGTCAATTCTAATTGCTGTCTTTGAGATACTTAAAATAGATTCAATGACTCTCGCGGGCGGTGCACTCCGTGAAGGCCTGGCTTATGAGATGGTAGATGAGTTACGACAAGAAGATATTCGAGCTCGCACTATTGCGAGTGTTCAGTCTCGCTACCAAATAGATACCATTTACGGGGAGCAAGTCGCATCGTTAGCACAATCTCTGTTTGAACAAGCTGGGGCAAGTGCATGGGTATCAGAACCTCAAGCTGGTGTCCTTTTACAAACGGCCGCTAAACTGCACGAGATTGGTTTAACCATCGATTTCAAAAAAGGCGGCGAACACAGCGCGTACTTACTCCAAAACTCAGATTTACCTGGTTTTACACGTGCTCAAAAATACTATCTCGGAGAACTCGTGCGTCGCTACCATGAGCAACTAACGTCATTGCCAGAGCAACACGCTATCTCGGGCACCAGCAGCAAGCGTATTTTACGTATTCTTCGTTTGGCGATTTTGTTGACTCACCGTCGTAACCCCGACCTTGAACCACAAGTGACATTAACGGCACAAGAGGACAAGCTAACATTGAGTCTGTCAGAGCAATGGCTAGCCAGCAACCCACTCACAGCTGCTGAATTGGAAATTGAGTCGAACCGTCAGACAGATATCGGTTGGCCGCTCAACATCGAATGTCTTTGA
- a CDS encoding 7-cyano-7-deazaguanine/7-aminomethyl-7-deazaguanine transporter has translation MSNFTPAQQRKALALLVLFHLIIIASSNYLVQIPFTVFGMHTTWGAFTFPFIFLATDLTVRIFGAQLARKIIFLVMLPALAVSYFLSVVFFEGSFQGFSQLGEFNLFVARIAATSFMAYLLGQILDVHVFNRLRQLKQWWVAPTCSTLFGNAIDTIAFFAIAFYQSPDPFMAEHWTEIALVDYGFKLIISLGLFVPMYGVLLNYIVKKLTTVNPDFKATGVNV, from the coding sequence ATGAGTAACTTTACCCCTGCGCAACAGCGCAAAGCCTTAGCACTACTAGTTTTGTTCCACTTGATCATTATTGCATCAAGTAACTATTTGGTTCAGATCCCTTTTACCGTCTTCGGTATGCACACCACTTGGGGCGCTTTCACTTTCCCGTTTATCTTCCTCGCGACCGATCTGACCGTACGCATTTTTGGCGCGCAGCTTGCTCGTAAAATCATTTTTTTAGTGATGTTGCCGGCACTGGCTGTTTCTTATTTCTTATCAGTGGTGTTCTTTGAAGGTTCATTCCAAGGGTTTAGCCAGCTGGGTGAGTTCAACTTATTTGTTGCACGTATTGCCGCCACGAGCTTCATGGCTTATTTACTCGGTCAGATCTTAGATGTGCACGTTTTTAACCGTCTGCGTCAGCTTAAACAGTGGTGGGTTGCCCCAACGTGTTCAACGCTATTCGGTAATGCCATTGATACTATCGCGTTCTTTGCAATTGCTTTCTACCAAAGCCCAGATCCATTCATGGCTGAACACTGGACTGAAATTGCGTTGGTTGATTACGGCTTCAAACTTATCATCAGCTTAGGTCTGTTTGTACCAATGTACGGTGTGCTTTTGAACTACATCGTTAAGAAGTTGACGACTGTGAACCCTGACTTTAAAGCAACCGGCGTTAATGTGTAG
- a CDS encoding DUF3630 family protein → MTTQTEFGLREYLAAEGRLLITSPSFDFDSYEVLGEKLVALLSASVVEKQWDADMHSWLIDFEGCRMFLKSEHYSESIWFESLNAEESREEFDYLATLFKRGF, encoded by the coding sequence ATGACAACACAAACTGAATTTGGCTTGAGAGAGTATTTGGCGGCAGAAGGACGTTTATTGATTACGTCTCCAAGTTTTGATTTTGATTCTTACGAAGTATTAGGTGAGAAGTTGGTGGCATTGCTGTCAGCGTCAGTTGTTGAAAAACAATGGGACGCCGATATGCATTCTTGGTTGATTGATTTTGAAGGTTGCCGAATGTTCTTAAAGTCTGAACATTACAGTGAATCCATCTGGTTTGAGTCGTTAAACGCTGAAGAAAGCCGAGAAGAGTTTGATTATCTTGCGACGCTGTTTAAACGTGGTTTCTAG
- the rarD gene encoding EamA family transporter RarD has translation MTQDEQQRTRQGILLAVAAYTIWGIAPIYFKSLSDVSPLEILSHRVVWSFFLLAFLLHMSRGWRKVRDTLTSKPKMLYLVATSILVGANWLIFIWAVNSNHMLDASLGYYINPLINVLLGMLFLGERLRKLQWFAVSLAAIGVIIQLIAFGSVPIVAIALAFSFGIYGLLRKKVSLEAQTGLFIETLVMLPLAATYLLFIADSTTSNFSMNPMQLNLLLVAAGVITTVPLLCFTGAATRLKLSTLGFFQYIGPSLMFLLAVLIYGEAFTSDKAITFAFIWGALVIFSFDGLRNNNKNKRAKQ, from the coding sequence ATGACACAAGACGAACAACAACGTACACGACAGGGTATTTTACTTGCCGTTGCTGCCTACACTATCTGGGGGATCGCACCCATATATTTCAAATCTTTAAGTGACGTTTCCCCACTTGAGATTCTCAGCCACCGTGTCGTATGGTCTTTTTTCTTACTCGCTTTTCTACTGCACATGAGTCGTGGCTGGCGTAAGGTTCGAGACACCCTCACCTCAAAACCCAAAATGCTCTATTTGGTCGCGACGTCTATTTTGGTGGGTGCTAACTGGCTAATCTTTATCTGGGCAGTCAACTCCAATCACATGCTCGATGCCAGTTTGGGCTATTACATCAACCCGCTGATTAACGTGTTACTCGGGATGCTCTTCCTTGGCGAACGCTTACGCAAGCTTCAATGGTTTGCCGTTAGTCTTGCTGCAATTGGCGTGATCATTCAATTGATCGCGTTTGGCTCTGTGCCAATCGTTGCTATTGCCCTCGCCTTCAGCTTTGGGATCTATGGCCTACTGCGTAAGAAAGTCAGCTTAGAAGCACAAACCGGCTTATTCATTGAGACATTAGTGATGCTGCCCCTCGCGGCAACCTACTTACTGTTTATCGCAGACAGCACAACCTCGAATTTCTCGATGAACCCAATGCAACTCAATCTATTACTGGTTGCAGCCGGTGTGATCACTACGGTTCCATTGCTGTGTTTTACTGGTGCAGCAACCCGATTAAAGCTATCAACACTCGGTTTCTTCCAGTACATTGGCCCAAGCTTGATGTTCTTACTGGCGGTTCTGATTTACGGTGAAGCCTTTACCTCAGACAAAGCGATTACCTTCGCCTTTATTTGGGGAGCGTTGGTGATATTCAGCTTTGATGGTCTGCGTAATAACAATAAGAACAAACGCGCTAAACAGTAA
- the recQ gene encoding ATP-dependent DNA helicase RecQ: MTATLIAEPIPTPANDAQDILQDVFGYQSFRDGQQEVIDLAIEGKDSLVIMPTGGGKSLCYQIPALVREGLTLVISPLISLMKDQVDQLKANGVAAECINSSMPRDQLLNVFNRMNSGQLKMVYVSPERVLMRDFIERLQGLSLSMIAVDEAHCISQWGHDFRPEYASLGQLKQYFPHVPYMALTATADDATRKDIISRLQLVEPHTYLGSFDRPNIRYNLVEKHKPVSQVVRYLETQKGNCGIIYCGSRKKVEMVTEKLCNNGLRAAGYHAGMDTDERAYVQEAFQRDDIQIVVATVAFGMGINKPNVRFVVHFDIPRNIESYYQETGRAGRDGLPAEAMMLFDPADMGWLRRMLDEKEEGPQKQVEMHKLNAMSAFAEAQTCRRQVLLNYFGEYREKPCGNCDICLDPPKHFDATQEAQKALSCVYRVNQSFGMGYVVEVMRGMQNIRVRDNGHDKLSTYGIGRDHSHDYWISIFRQLIHKGLLFQNITRNSTLQLTEEARPLLRGEMSLELAVPRLDTAVRSAKSDKLSSKNYDKKLFAKLRKLRKSIADEDGLPPYVVFSDATLIDMAEILPTSYGEMLAVNGVGQRKLDKYADPFLDLIQDHITTHG, encoded by the coding sequence ATGACCGCCACTCTGATTGCTGAGCCCATACCCACTCCCGCGAATGATGCGCAAGATATCTTACAAGATGTCTTTGGTTATCAAAGCTTTCGCGATGGTCAGCAAGAGGTCATTGATTTGGCTATTGAAGGCAAAGACAGCTTAGTGATCATGCCAACGGGTGGGGGTAAGTCTCTGTGTTACCAAATACCAGCTTTGGTTCGAGAAGGGTTGACGCTGGTGATCTCGCCGCTGATCTCATTGATGAAAGACCAAGTTGACCAACTGAAGGCCAATGGTGTTGCCGCAGAGTGTATTAACTCCTCAATGCCACGCGACCAATTGTTGAATGTGTTCAATCGCATGAACTCAGGTCAGCTGAAAATGGTGTATGTGTCGCCAGAGCGGGTATTGATGCGTGATTTTATCGAGCGCCTGCAAGGTTTGTCGCTTTCGATGATTGCGGTCGATGAAGCGCACTGTATCTCTCAATGGGGACACGACTTCCGCCCTGAATACGCATCATTAGGCCAGCTGAAGCAGTATTTCCCGCATGTTCCTTATATGGCGTTAACAGCAACCGCAGATGATGCGACGCGCAAAGATATTATCTCGCGTTTGCAGTTGGTGGAGCCGCACACGTACTTAGGCAGCTTCGATCGCCCTAATATTCGTTACAACCTAGTTGAGAAACACAAACCTGTGTCTCAGGTAGTTCGTTACCTAGAAACACAGAAAGGCAATTGTGGCATCATCTACTGTGGCAGCCGTAAGAAAGTGGAGATGGTGACTGAGAAGCTGTGCAATAACGGTCTTCGCGCCGCAGGTTATCACGCTGGAATGGACACCGATGAGCGTGCTTACGTTCAAGAAGCTTTCCAACGTGATGATATTCAGATCGTAGTTGCCACAGTGGCCTTCGGTATGGGCATCAACAAACCCAATGTACGTTTTGTGGTCCACTTTGATATTCCTCGTAATATCGAATCCTATTATCAAGAGACTGGCCGCGCGGGGCGTGATGGTTTGCCTGCTGAAGCGATGATGCTGTTTGACCCTGCAGATATGGGGTGGCTGCGTCGTATGCTGGATGAGAAAGAAGAAGGCCCGCAAAAGCAGGTTGAGATGCATAAGTTGAATGCGATGAGTGCCTTTGCTGAAGCGCAAACCTGTCGTCGTCAGGTTCTGCTCAACTACTTTGGTGAGTATCGTGAGAAGCCATGTGGTAACTGCGACATCTGCCTCGATCCACCCAAGCATTTTGATGCCACCCAAGAAGCGCAAAAGGCGTTGTCTTGTGTGTACCGAGTGAATCAGTCATTTGGTATGGGTTACGTCGTTGAAGTGATGCGTGGTATGCAGAACATTCGCGTGCGCGATAATGGCCACGATAAGCTGTCTACCTACGGTATTGGCCGCGATCATAGCCACGATTACTGGATCAGTATCTTCCGACAGCTGATTCACAAAGGCTTGTTGTTTCAAAACATCACTCGTAACTCGACATTACAGCTAACAGAAGAAGCCCGACCGCTGCTGCGTGGTGAGATGTCTTTGGAGCTCGCTGTGCCTCGTTTAGATACCGCGGTGCGCAGTGCTAAGTCCGATAAACTGAGCAGTAAGAACTACGATAAGAAGTTGTTTGCGAAACTGCGCAAGCTGCGTAAATCGATCGCTGATGAAGATGGTTTACCGCCTTATGTGGTATTCAGTGACGCGACCTTGATTGATATGGCTGAAATACTGCCTACCTCATACGGTGAGATGCTGGCAGTGAATGGTGTTGGTCAACGTAAACTCGATAAGTACGCTGATCCATTCTTAGATTTGATTCAAGACCACATCACCACACACGGCTAA